Proteins found in one Neofelis nebulosa isolate mNeoNeb1 chromosome 3, mNeoNeb1.pri, whole genome shotgun sequence genomic segment:
- the AREG gene encoding amphiregulin isoform X2, which translates to MGSRYKVHGLENTEDYFTCSPRLPAELPQRPRRRRRAEGPMRAPLLPPAPVVLSLLILGSAHYAAGSAANDTSSGKGEPFSGDHSADGFEVTPRNGSSGREISPVSETPSSRELSSGIDYDYAEEYDNEPQISGYIVDDSVRVEQVVKPMKNKTESEKTSDKPKRKKKGGKNGKNRKNRKKKNPCDAEFQNFCIHGECKYIENLGAVTCKCHQDYFGERCGEKSMKTHSMVDSDLSKIALAAIAAFVSAVSFTAIAVVITIQLRKRYFREYEGEAEERKKLRQENGNVHAIA; encoded by the exons ATGGGAAGTAGGTACAAAGTTCATGGGCTTGAAAATACTGAAGATTATTTCACTTGCTCT CCGCGACTCCCGGCCGAGTTGCCCCAGAGACCGCGACGCCGCCGCCGCGCCGAGGGACCAATGAGAGCCCCGCTGCTGCCGCCGGCGCCCGTGGTGCTGTCGCTCCTGATCCTGGGCTCAG CCCATTATGCTGCTGGATCAGCTGCCAACGACACCTCCTCTGGGAAAGGGGAACCATTTTCTGGGGACCACAGTGCCGATGGATTTGAGGTTACCCCAAGAAATGGGTCCTCAGGAAGGGAGATTTCCCCTGTGAGTGAAACGCCTTCTAGTAGGGAACTGTCCTCGGGGATCGACTATGATTATGCAGAAGAGTATGATAACGAACCACAAATATCTGGCTATATTGTAGATGATTCAGTCCGAG ttgaacaGGTGGTTAAGCCCatgaaaaacaagacagaaagtgaaaagacttcagataaacccaaaagaaagaaaaaaggaggcaaaaatggaaaaaatagaaaaaacagaaagaagaaaaatccgtGTGATGCAGAATTCCAAAATTTCTGTATTCATGGAGAATGCAAATATATAGAGAACCTGGGAGCAGTAACATGCAA atGTCATCAGGATTACTTTGGTGAACGGTGTGGGGAAAAGTCCATGAAGACTCACAGCATGGTTGACAGTGATTTATCAAAAATCGCTTTAGCCGCCATAGCTGCCTTTGTGTCTGCCGTGAGCTTCACAGCTATTGCTGTTGTTATTACAATCCA GCTTCGAAAACGATACTTCAGGGAATATGAAGGAGAAGCTGAAGAACGAAAGAAACTTCgacaagaaaatggaaatgtacaTGCCATAGCATAA
- the AREG gene encoding amphiregulin isoform X1, with the protein MFAHLLPAPESEPRDPEASCRRSSSARARPGGEHGRTLPPLPSLFRHLLFQPRLPAELPQRPRRRRRAEGPMRAPLLPPAPVVLSLLILGSAHYAAGSAANDTSSGKGEPFSGDHSADGFEVTPRNGSSGREISPVSETPSSRELSSGIDYDYAEEYDNEPQISGYIVDDSVRVEQVVKPMKNKTESEKTSDKPKRKKKGGKNGKNRKNRKKKNPCDAEFQNFCIHGECKYIENLGAVTCKCHQDYFGERCGEKSMKTHSMVDSDLSKIALAAIAAFVSAVSFTAIAVVITIQLRKRYFREYEGEAEERKKLRQENGNVHAIA; encoded by the exons ATGTTCGCACACCTTTTGCCTGCGCCCGAGTCGGAACCGAGGGATCCCGAGGCGAGCTGTAGGCGCTCGTCCAGCGCCCGAGCCCGGCCGGGCGGCGAGCACGGCCGCacactccctcctctcccctctctcttccgcCACCTTCTGTTCCAGCCGCGACTCCCGGCCGAGTTGCCCCAGAGACCGCGACGCCGCCGCCGCGCCGAGGGACCAATGAGAGCCCCGCTGCTGCCGCCGGCGCCCGTGGTGCTGTCGCTCCTGATCCTGGGCTCAG CCCATTATGCTGCTGGATCAGCTGCCAACGACACCTCCTCTGGGAAAGGGGAACCATTTTCTGGGGACCACAGTGCCGATGGATTTGAGGTTACCCCAAGAAATGGGTCCTCAGGAAGGGAGATTTCCCCTGTGAGTGAAACGCCTTCTAGTAGGGAACTGTCCTCGGGGATCGACTATGATTATGCAGAAGAGTATGATAACGAACCACAAATATCTGGCTATATTGTAGATGATTCAGTCCGAG ttgaacaGGTGGTTAAGCCCatgaaaaacaagacagaaagtgaaaagacttcagataaacccaaaagaaagaaaaaaggaggcaaaaatggaaaaaatagaaaaaacagaaagaagaaaaatccgtGTGATGCAGAATTCCAAAATTTCTGTATTCATGGAGAATGCAAATATATAGAGAACCTGGGAGCAGTAACATGCAA atGTCATCAGGATTACTTTGGTGAACGGTGTGGGGAAAAGTCCATGAAGACTCACAGCATGGTTGACAGTGATTTATCAAAAATCGCTTTAGCCGCCATAGCTGCCTTTGTGTCTGCCGTGAGCTTCACAGCTATTGCTGTTGTTATTACAATCCA GCTTCGAAAACGATACTTCAGGGAATATGAAGGAGAAGCTGAAGAACGAAAGAAACTTCgacaagaaaatggaaatgtacaTGCCATAGCATAA